One region of Hydrogenobaculum sp. Y04AAS1 genomic DNA includes:
- the dapB gene encoding 4-hydroxy-tetrahydrodipicolinate reductase, with translation MTKDSPYFVSIALCGFLGRMGSSIIEVSKSYQDLVVKAGVDKEELIKGKTFVLEYVSSKLEDVVDYVDVVIEFTGSVDTAIKNAYICKEHNKPIVIGTTGFDQHQLDQIKELSKSIPIVFSPNMSLGVNVLFKLLEIATKALKDKGYDIEISEIHHRFKKDAPSGTALRLLEIVKKEIPDVKETFGREWLAPRQDKEVGVFAIRGGDVVGEHTVYMFGMGERLELTHRATDRRIFAKGSLEAAKWVYRKPAGFYSMFDVLGL, from the coding sequence ATGACAAAAGATTCTCCTTATTTTGTTTCTATTGCCTTATGCGGCTTTTTGGGTCGCATGGGTAGTAGTATTATAGAAGTTTCTAAAAGCTATCAAGACTTAGTTGTAAAAGCAGGCGTAGACAAAGAAGAGCTTATTAAAGGTAAAACTTTTGTGTTAGAATATGTATCATCTAAATTAGAAGATGTTGTTGACTATGTAGATGTCGTCATAGAGTTTACAGGTAGTGTGGATACAGCCATAAAAAATGCTTATATATGCAAAGAACATAACAAACCTATTGTAATAGGCACTACTGGGTTTGATCAGCATCAGTTAGACCAAATAAAAGAACTCTCTAAATCAATACCTATAGTATTTTCCCCAAATATGAGTCTTGGGGTCAATGTACTCTTTAAGCTTTTAGAAATAGCTACAAAAGCTTTAAAGGATAAAGGGTATGATATAGAGATATCAGAAATTCACCATCGTTTTAAAAAGGATGCACCCTCTGGAACCGCTTTAAGGCTGTTGGAAATAGTAAAAAAAGAGATTCCGGATGTAAAAGAAACCTTTGGAAGAGAATGGCTAGCACCAAGACAGGATAAGGAAGTGGGTGTTTTTGCTATAAGGGGAGGAGATGTGGTGGGTGAACATACTGTCTATATGTTTGGTATGGGAGAGAGGTTGGAGCTTACCCATAGAGCCACAGATAGGAGGATATTCGCAAAGGGCTCTTTGGAGGCTGCCAAATGGGTTTATAGAAAACCTGCGGGCTTTTATTCAATGTTTGATGTGCTTGGCTTATGA
- a CDS encoding HNH endonuclease: MKLYSLLLDKTYKPLTLLDYRKSFLLEYTQRATVLEYHPEAVIRSTYRTYKVPIVLKTNALSKTFYKNIPTRYNVYVRDNFTCGYCGKVCDDSEITVDHIIPVSKGGKWTWDNLVTACESCNASKSDNIIMPIYIKPHKPQYFTLLLKEHLKKIDETTLNIIKPYCYQYLKEIS, translated from the coding sequence ATGAAGCTGTATAGTCTTTTATTGGATAAGACTTATAAGCCTTTGACACTCCTTGATTATAGAAAATCTTTCTTGTTAGAATATACACAAAGGGCTACGGTGCTTGAATACCATCCAGAAGCTGTAATAAGATCTACTTACAGAACTTACAAAGTACCCATTGTACTCAAAACCAACGCTTTATCAAAAACTTTTTATAAGAATATACCCACTAGGTACAACGTCTATGTAAGAGATAACTTCACTTGTGGTTATTGCGGTAAGGTGTGTGATGATAGCGAGATTACGGTAGACCATATAATACCTGTATCAAAGGGTGGTAAATGGACTTGGGATAATCTTGTTACTGCTTGTGAATCTTGCAATGCAAGTAAATCTGACAATATTATAATGCCAATTTATATTAAACCCCATAAACCTCAATATTTTACATTGCTTTTAAAAGAACATTTGAAAAAAATTGATGAAACTACGTTAAATATTATAAAGCCTTATTGCTATCAATATTTAAAAGAGATTTCTTGA
- the rpmB gene encoding 50S ribosomal protein L28, with amino-acid sequence MAACFVCNKKAVYGKSVTFSAERNSRVFKPNLQSVKIRMPDGSTKRVMVCTKCLKAGKVVKAV; translated from the coding sequence ATGGCGGCATGTTTTGTTTGCAATAAAAAGGCTGTTTATGGGAAAAGCGTTACATTTTCAGCAGAAAGAAATTCAAGAGTATTTAAACCAAACCTCCAGAGTGTAAAGATTAGGATGCCAGATGGTAGCACAAAGCGCGTTATGGTATGTACAAAGTGTCTAAAAGCCGGGAAGGTGGTAAAAGCCGTTTGA
- a CDS encoding NAD-dependent epimerase/dehydratase family protein gives MKVLVAGGTGFVGKYVVEALEKSTHSYKLLTRKKVSKPHIVVDFFDEESLKKAFEQEKPDVLINLIGILVEEPSKGITFENIHYLIPKNLYTVAKEYGIKHIIHMSALGVSEEAPSMYHHTKLLAEKFLMSLGIDYTIIRPSLIIGPEQRLFKDLDFFGKYFHIMAHPGILSYYFAPVDVRDVAFVFVKAIDDPNLKNKIIELCGKKPVSFDKLLKDSFKLLGRHAFVLRLPKPLMYVSGALVEKILEPPPFSKDQILMMYKNNVCQGQDPWPLIGKEPISYEESLKWAIENYKSHLKHGLKS, from the coding sequence ATGAAAGTTTTAGTGGCAGGGGGTACCGGTTTTGTTGGCAAATATGTTGTAGAGGCTTTGGAGAAGTCTACTCATTCTTACAAACTTTTGACGCGCAAAAAAGTAAGTAAGCCTCATATCGTTGTGGATTTTTTCGATGAAGAAAGCCTTAAAAAGGCTTTTGAACAAGAAAAACCAGATGTATTGATAAATCTTATAGGCATTTTGGTAGAAGAGCCTTCTAAAGGTATAACCTTTGAAAATATCCATTACCTTATACCAAAAAATCTTTATACCGTCGCCAAAGAATACGGTATAAAACACATCATACATATGAGCGCTTTGGGAGTCTCAGAAGAAGCCCCATCTATGTATCATCACACCAAGCTTTTAGCAGAAAAATTTCTCATGTCTTTGGGGATAGATTACACCATTATAAGACCTTCTTTGATAATAGGACCTGAGCAAAGACTTTTTAAAGATCTTGATTTCTTTGGAAAATACTTTCATATTATGGCTCATCCCGGTATATTGTCTTATTATTTTGCACCGGTGGATGTTAGAGATGTTGCTTTTGTATTTGTAAAAGCTATAGACGATCCAAATTTAAAGAATAAGATTATAGAGCTTTGCGGTAAAAAGCCTGTTTCTTTTGATAAACTTTTAAAAGATAGTTTTAAGCTTTTAGGAAGACATGCTTTTGTGTTAAGACTACCAAAACCTCTGATGTATGTAAGCGGTGCTTTGGTTGAGAAAATATTAGAACCACCTCCTTTTAGCAAAGACCAAATACTTATGATGTACAAAAACAACGTTTGCCAAGGACAAGACCCATGGCCATTGATAGGAAAAGAACCAATCTCCTACGAAGAATCTTTGAAATGGGCTATAGAAAACTACAAGTCACATTTAAAACATGGTCTGAAAAGCTAA
- a CDS encoding porin yields the protein MAGLKLQIFAQKDGAVTTTDHSSTNFSVQNARIYFMGKLNKIVEFGANFDFSDNNLLSPDGTARTHTGMHQSIVKDAYINFRFSKSFNIMTGLFMDPYSRISLTDSYYTVIPTMEGVGTINSFIMNKSLKGPMFVNPFTPLDIGSDIQNAYRDMGIAIWGSKFHSAIKYYVDIANGRYDYELSNDNITSPSLKYGFRLELSPTFLGFSNNEGYMDEDTYFGNKNILALGIAYEQDKFTNQSGSTNSKSFDTDLLIEKKFNSLVPNLQMGYSNTTDLPYGMSVSQYTVKAPIKATGYYIQTAILYDKHIGIGKPSLALRYETDENTNNYSNKAKINRLSIFGTYYINGESAKISLGADFINPNSNLIYDTENGQTTLKNYWDYTLAFQTMF from the coding sequence ATGGCTGGCCTTAAACTTCAAATATTTGCACAAAAAGACGGAGCTGTAACAACCACCGATCATTCTTCTACAAACTTCTCAGTACAAAACGCCCGTATATATTTTATGGGTAAACTAAATAAAATAGTGGAGTTTGGAGCAAACTTTGATTTTTCAGATAACAATTTACTCTCACCAGATGGTACAGCAAGAACTCACACTGGTATGCACCAAAGTATTGTAAAAGATGCTTATATAAATTTTAGATTTTCAAAATCTTTTAATATAATGACAGGCCTTTTTATGGATCCATATTCTCGCATATCTTTAACAGACAGCTATTATACCGTTATCCCTACTATGGAAGGGGTTGGTACAATAAATAGTTTTATAATGAACAAATCCCTAAAAGGACCTATGTTTGTAAACCCATTTACGCCTCTTGATATAGGTTCTGATATACAAAATGCCTACAGAGACATGGGTATAGCAATTTGGGGCTCCAAATTTCACAGTGCTATCAAATACTATGTAGATATAGCAAACGGAAGATACGACTATGAACTTTCAAACGACAACATCACATCTCCAAGTTTAAAATACGGTTTTAGACTTGAGCTATCTCCAACGTTTTTGGGCTTTTCAAATAACGAAGGTTATATGGATGAAGACACATATTTTGGTAATAAGAATATTTTAGCACTTGGTATAGCATATGAGCAAGATAAATTTACAAACCAAAGCGGTTCTACAAATTCAAAATCCTTTGACACAGACCTTTTGATTGAGAAAAAGTTTAATAGTCTCGTCCCAAACCTTCAGATGGGATATTCAAACACAACAGACTTACCATATGGAATGTCAGTTAGTCAATATACGGTAAAAGCACCTATAAAAGCTACTGGATATTATATACAAACGGCTATTTTATATGACAAACACATAGGCATAGGAAAACCCTCTTTGGCCCTTAGATACGAAACCGACGAAAACACCAACAACTACTCTAACAAAGCCAAGATAAACAGGCTTAGCATCTTTGGTACTTATTATATAAACGGTGAATCTGCTAAGATATCCTTAGGAGCAGATTTTATAAACCCAAATTCAAATTTGATATACGATACCGAAAATGGTCAAACTACTTTAAAAAACTACTGGGATTATACGTTAGCTTTTCAGACCATGTTTTAA